The Oncorhynchus mykiss isolate Arlee chromosome 17, USDA_OmykA_1.1, whole genome shotgun sequence genomic interval ttCTCCAAGGAACTGTTGCCGAGATAATTTTAATAAGGTGTATATCTGGGGAAGAAGGCACATGCTGGGGAAGAAGGCACATGCTgcgaaaaaggcacatgacagcacacttggagtttgcaaaaaggcatgaaaagattctgtggtctgatgagacaaacatTTTACTGTTTGGCCTGAATGTAAAGCGCTACTGTATGTCTAGGGCCAACCAGGCacatcacccgtctaacaccacccctaccgtgaagcatggtggtggcagcatcatgctgtggggatgcttttcagcggcagggactggaagactgataaggatagagggaacaatgaatggagccaaatacaggcaaatccttgaagagaacctgcttcagagtgcaaacgaccTTAGACTGCGGTGAAGATTTacgtttcaacaggacaatgaccccaagcaatgctggaatggcttcagaacaagaatgtccttgagtgactcAGCAAAAGCCAatacttgaatcccattgaaaatctgtagAAAGATTTGAAGATTGTGGGTCACCgccgctccccatctaactttTGAGAGCTTGAAAAAAGAAAAAATCCCCAAATCACAATGTGATGGACATATCCAAGGTGCTTCTacatctacaaagtattgactcaggggtgtgtaaattagatatttttgtacttaattttcaataaatttgctaaaatgtataaaaatatgttttcacttgtcattatggggttttgtgtgttgatgggtgagaaaaaatctatttaatacattttgaattcaggctgtaagacaaaatgtggaattaagtcaaggggtatgaatgcactaagttcaggagtaacaatttgcttaacaagtcacataagttgcatggactcactgtgtgcaataggAGTTTAACATAATTTTGTAATGACTACCTCctttctgtaccccacacataaaaataattgtaaggtccctcagttgagcagtacattcaaacacagattcaaccacaaaaataGGGAGGTTTTTGCATTGCAAAAAAGGGTACCTATTGGCAGAAGgggtaaaaaataattaaaagcagacattgaatatccctttgagcgtggtgaagttattaattacactttggatgatgtatcaatacacccagtaactacaaagaaatacagttgaagtcagaagtttacatacaccttagccaaatacatttaaactcagtttttcacaattcctgacatttaatcctagttaaaattccCCGTCTAAGGTCAGtcaagatcaccactttattttaagaatgtgaaatgtcagaataatagtagagagaattacttatttcatgttttatttctttcattacattcccagtgggtcagaagtttacatacactcaattagtatttggtagcattgcctttaaattgtttaacttgggtcaaacattttgggtagccttccacaagcttccaacaataaattgggtgaattttggcccattcctcctgacagagctgctgtaactgagtcaggtttgtaggcctccttgctcgcacacccattttcagttctgcccacacattttctataggattgtggtcagtgcattgtgatggccactccaataacttgactttgatgtccttaagcaattttgccacatctttggaaaTGGGCATTAGTCTTCCGGAGTCGAGGCTATGTAACTACTATGTGGACTATGTTGACAcagtgcactgtatatatatataggtatagGGGCACATCGAAAAGTGGGAgaacatgttttgttttctaaacaGGTCTATTAGTTAACATTCCACCCAAACTCAAATGTATCAATTAAGTATTGGCAACACAAAAAACTTACATgatatgtattattttattaGAAGTGTTAAGTGTACACAGTGTAGTATTCAAAAAAAGAAAGTGATAAAACACACATGGATGCTAGTTATACAGTGTCTAAGGTCAacatgagtgtacaaaacagtaggaacaccataatattaagttgcacccctttttgccctcataacagcctcaattcatcagggaatggaatctacaaggtgtcgaaagcgttctacagggatgctggcccatgttgactccaatgcttcccacagttgtcaagttggctggatgtcctttggatggtgaatCATTCCTGATACAAATGGGAAACTGgagcgtgaaaaacacagcagcgttcacctggattaacctggtcagtctgtcatggaaagagcacctGTTCCTAAccttttgtacactcagtgtacagcaTGTATGATATAAGCACACAGCATCAAATCACTAAATAAACAAAGGTTTAAAGAGTATATCTTAATACATTTAATTGTTTTTCTTTCAGACATTCAAAGTGTCAGACATTCAAAGTGTCACAATCCAGCAATATTGCCATTGTCCAATGGTTAAATTAGATTTTAACAACCTATTAAAGTAGTTAATCCTTTGATTATCATTAGCCTTAGTTCAACAACTACAGCAATACGTTTTGGTATTTTAAATGATACATCTCATTTGAACCTTCCCCCTGAAGGTGCAGTACATGGTTATGCCAACATAGAACATACTGTATTCCAAAGTGTACCCAATGTGTGTGGAGTGTACCCAAATATTGCATAAGAGAAATAGATCTAGCCTAGATGGGTTAAATAGATCAATTTACATGGGTAAAATCTTACAGTAGGCTGGAGAGACCTTCAATATCCATCAAGGACTATCATTACAGGCACCATTGGTTGGATTTGGGTATATGTCAGGGATGCTAACACAGTGCTATGTATCCCTATGGAGTGTTAGGTAACCCTGTATGGTGATATTCAGTCATATTTATCAAAAGGATTGGAgtaaattccatttaaattcagtttacttcctgagtTGAAATGGAATAGTCTCCAACCCTGAttaaatgccaccctattccctacatgcattacttttgaccagagttctaTTGGCcctaatagtgcactatatagggaatacagtgCAATCTGGGACGCAGCCTGAAATCTCTTTTCAGTTGTTCCTCAAAGAAGTCTAGGCCTGGATGGGTTGGCCCTGACTGAGGAGAAAGCCCCGATGTGGGAGACCAGGTTGGGCTCTATGCTGTGCGCTCTCTCTCCGGTTATAGTCCGAGCCATCTGATACAGAACCATGTCCTTAGCATTGCCCTTGACGCAGAATGATCCATCCAGGTACTCCGCCGCCCTGAGGGATGAGTTACCCGGAAACAGCATGGCAGGTGTGCAGCACTCGGTCGCCGGGGACACGGCGTAGAGCTGCGGCGAGAAGCGCCGTACCTCGAGTAGGTAATGCCGACCAGCCAGCTCTACGGCGACCATGATGTACaaagtgaggaagaggaggtgggtggtggagagggagaaagagaaaggtgtACCGTGACTAAGGATTAGGAGGAGTGCGGTAGCCCCAACTAGTCCAAGTCCCACCCATTCCAGGATGCGGTAGGGTTCGGGGTTCCAGTAGCGCTGCAGCCTCTCCGGGTGGTAGAGCTTGACGTAGAGGGTGTGGAGGGCGAAGCGCCGAGAGAGTAAATCTTGGATCACGGCAAAGAAGTCCGCCCTGGGTAATGCGTCGTCCTCAAGGACCATCAAGTTTTTGGGGCTTGCCAGCTCCCATCCTTTGCGCAGACAGTAGACGTagtccctcttctccctctcaaaGGTGTTGACGTGAGCCTGGTTCTTCCACTGCTCCTCCAGGGACCTCCGCACCACCAAGAACTGGCTCTCCAGTAGCGCCGCATCCTCGTTGTCCAGGGGACCGCTTTCCACATCACACACCAGCACTTCAGCGCAACGCCGTCCCTCGCCGCATCCTCTCAGGAGGGAAACCAGCCGCTGCATCACTTGAAGCAGGTAGTGAAATTCCTTGCCCTCCGTTCGCCTGGCCGTTACCACAGTGATCAACAGCTCGGATCCCTTGACGATGTTGGAAAAGCCAGCCGACCCAGTGGTAGACCGTGATGCCTCCCAGAATTCCAAAGCCTCCTGCCCTCTCTCGTAGCTCTCCGCTAGAAACTGATCGCTCATGTCATTCAAGTACATCGATTTAATGTAGTAGTAGGAATAGAGTAGCCTGTGGCAGCACAATGGCAGTACGATGCCAAACGTTACGATACATAAAACTAGTCCTTGGGCAACAGGGCTGGACCACCGTAAATGCTGGCTCGCCAGAGCTTTCCATCGAGGCATTGGTAAAGATGAGTATTGTAgtgttgagtaaaaaaaaaaaagtagaaaaAAGATTCAGGTCTCAATAATGATTTAACAAACCTTATGTAAAAGGGGATATTTGATCTGAGCGGTTTGCAATGTTAGGGTTTGGCAACACCTTCATACAACTGTTAATTTCCAGGTTGGCTGTGTGAAAGAGTTGTGGTGGCTAAAGGCGAACTAGTGTAGTGAAAACTGATGTCAAAGCAACCAGACCGGAACAGCAAAAATAAAAGCTCTGTACGCAAAGCATTGATATGGTTGCTTTTCATAGCTTTTATCCTCCAGCAAAATGTGTACAAAAGTAGATATCCACGTTTGATATTGTATCTCTGGCCAAGGAAAAGCCAATTAAAAGTCTCCAACTGTAGACCATCTACAAACACTGCTGCTACCTGCAGCATTCCACGGTTCCATTAGATCCCATGTTCCAGGAGAAACTATGAAAAAAAAGAATGTTATTAATTTTGCTCAGGCTATTCAAATTGGGAGGCACACCCAAATAACATGACTAGCCAGGTGTAGACTGTACCCAAAGCTTCAACTACTGTACGGCAACATTAACTATTTAATTAAATGTCACGTCTGACTTTATATAGTCCGTTGTTTTTAGGCATCCTATCGCTGTGTGTGAACCAGTACAATTACAACGAATTACAAATTCGTTTGATTGTACATTAAGATTATATCGGTAACAAGCGAGTTAGTGCCCCACGTTACCTGGCTATTGCTACAGCACACCGTTGTGCATAATCGGGTCAACATGCAGAGAATAGAATGATCAACATAAGCCCATTTACATTACTAAATGGGCTACTGTGCTGTCCAGGAAAAAAATGGCAGCAAAATATTAAACATCTATTTTCCTTAGTCTATACTGCGTTAGATATACGGTTGAAGCAACAAATAAACAGTCTCACCATAACTTCCAATGTGGTAACATAGTTGCTACATGGCTGCCGTAGCTAGAATCAAGGGTTGTTTCAAAATGCGCACTTAAATTCTGCATTTTAAATGGTGATCTTCCAACAACACCTGATGCCCGGTTTACATCGTAACGTATATCTTTACCCTACTGAACAAGACTAGTCACAGAttgaacaatgagacagatatcgCTAGCTTGTACTTGGCTTTGCCCACTAGGATGCATTTgtttccattggaaaggacaggctgtggtctatcttgggttagttaaaACGTCTTTGGTGTCGTCTTTGTAAAAGTCGCAAAATGGAGGAAAGCCTGTCTCTCGTCAGAGATTGCATTTATTTTGGGATATTGCAAAATTACCTTTTCGTTCaagaaacaggacaaatatataGCTTGAGGTTATAAAACATGTTTAATTACTTTTCCCTCAACAAGTTTCTCTACCTTTATACAAAGTCAAGATAGTTTGCACTGCAGATCAGCTAACTGTTACCAGCAGCTAGCTAAAGGAAGGCTAGGTTGAAGATACAAACGTCATTATCACAATACACTTAAATGGGAGGCCATACAATATAATTGTATTGTGTATTATTCAACAATACTATTAAAATAGTACTCACTTTAAGGAATGGGTAATTGTTCACAACAAGTTGCTAGCTATCCCATAAAGCCATTTCCTAAAACCACATATTTCCATCTCCTGTGGTTTGGTAACTTCCTGTTCTTCGACGGACTCTGGACTGAAGACGAGGAAAAGTTAGAAAAATATCAAAATATGCGCTGTTCGTCTCGCAACGGAGCCTTCGACCGCAAGGGGGTGTCCCAATTGAAATGCATGACATCCGGCGTAACGTAACGGAGTGTATATGGTTTTGCGTACGTGAACGAGGCTTCAGAGAGCAAACTGTCTGGTATGGGAGACGTTGAGGGGAGAACGCAGAGCGCTTAAAATATGTTACTTATCCGTACCATATGTATTGATTTAAAAAGAAAACAAATCGTGAACATTAAAAATAAAGTTAAGAATGTTAACAGTATATTTTCGAGGACGGGTGAAATAATGGATGTTAATCAAAAACCAAACAATTGACAGCAAACTGTAAACGAAAATAAGACAAAAGCAAAATCCAAAAACTtgtaaaataaaatagaaaaaagCCTGTCTATCATGTTCATCGATTGGGCTAAGACGAACCCTCACTCCAAAACTAGCGAACCAATGGAGACTCATTGTCTACGCCTCCCTCTAAATCCCGCCCTTCACGGAAAAAATAATGCCAAAACTCGCAATCTAAAAGACTGGCAGTGAAAGCAAAGAAACAGACATAGAAGCAAAAATACTAGTAGCGTAACCAAAAGGTAGCACATGCAGGCAAGAGCGTAGGCTAAAAGTATTTCAATAGGATTGGTTGCTGGGAAAGTTTTGCATTCATTTGGCATTAGTTTTGCATTCATTTtgtatttgttaaaaaaaaaaaattgtaatcaTGTCATTAGAGATTTGCTTTCGCTTTAAAATTATTTGTTTACACGTTTGGGGGTTTTGATGTCTTATTTTTGTttacaattctatacattttgctttCAATTGTTTGGTTTCTGATTTCAACATCCATTATTTCACCCGTCCTCGAAAATATAATATACATTCTCAACTTTATTGTTCATGttcacaatttattttattttgaattcaatacATATGGTGTGAAATTGACCCCATACACgtcgccctaacaatgggagtctttGTGCAAAAAGCAGCAAGGTGGGCTGTCTAGCTCCcgcctatcctttctttggattggtggatacttAAGTAATAATGCCTGAGAAggcggtgtttggaggatatacagGCACGGTGTTATTCattttgtaattttttatttaacctttaactaggcaagtcagttaagaacaaattcttatttacaatgacggcctaccaaaaggcctcctgcggggatggggctgggattaaaaatgtaaaaaatcataaaatataaatataggacaaaacacacatcatgacaagagagacctaagataacaacatagcaaggcatcaacacatgacaacacagaatggtagcaacacaacatggtagcagcacaaaacatggtacaagcattattgggcacagacaacagcacaaagggcaagaaggtagagacaacaatacatcacacaaagcctCCATAACTGTCAGtaaaagtgtccatgattgagtctttgaatgaagagattgagattaacctgtccagtttgagtgtttgttgcagctcattccagtcgctagctgcagtgaactgaaaagaggtgCAACCcatggatgtgtgtgctttggggacctttaacagaatttgactggcagaacaggtgttgtatgtggaggatgagggttgcagtaggtatctcagatatgggggaagtgaggcctaagagggttttataaataagcatcaaccaatgggtcttgcgacgggtatacagagatgaccagtttacagaggacaatagagtgcagtgatgtgttctATAAgtagcattggtggcaaatctgatgtcCGAATGGTAAAtaacatctagctgctcgagcGCACCCGTACCAGCCGATTTATAAATTACGtttccataatctagcatgggtaggatggtcatctgaatcagggttagtttggcagctgtggtgaaagaggagtgattacgatagaggaaaccaagtctagatttaactttagcttgcagctttgatatgtgctgagagaaggacagtgtactgtctagccatactcccaagtacttgtatgaggtgactacctcaagctctaaaccctcagagtgagtaatcacacctgtggagagaggggcattcttcttaccaaaccacatgacctttgttttggaagtgttcagaacaaggttaagagtagagaaagcttgttgaacactaagaaagctttgttgtagagcatttaacacaaaatcctgggaggggccagctgagtataagactgtatcatctgcatggATGAGAGAGTTTCCTACTgcttgagctatgttgttgatgtaaattgagaagagcttgAAAACAGCGATccctaaggtcattacagaaaacacaagAGTGATACCtgtcaggattatttgtgaggataacatcgaggagagtagccttttctgggtgttttgAGTcttaccttgtgggattggtaataatctgagaaagatttagggagtcccattgctttaggacttggtcaggtggttaaagcatgtcccagtttaggtcacctagcaggacaaattcagacttagtgtaagtggccaggagagagcttagggcagatAGGGAACGGGCCGGTGCTGATAGAGGatgatagcacccagcaacagtcaacaaagagatatttgaaagtttaatgcttaaaaccagcaaatcaaattgtttggggactgACTTGTTATAGACAACCGaccactgaaggtgatccttggtaaagattgccactcccccacctttggaagatctgtcttgccaaaaaaggttataaccagaaaagTTAACataaaacactcttccttaaccacatctcagtaatgaccaacacatctggattggagctatgaacccacactttcaattgatcaatTTTACGTAATAGGCTTcctagtgttaacgtgcagaaaacccaggcttttacgagaacAGAAATCAGTGAAACAGATATCAgcgcacaagtcagaattggggccagttacagtagatgggccagggtgtacatgcacacttcatcaacagtaatacaatcaaggcatgGCATatgacagggagagctctgcagtgcagatttatgacatctgaatgtgcatcagatggcaacaagatcatattatacagcaatttcatcaggtaacatgaatacaaagctggcgagaggtggttagaataggatgggaggccaaaagtcaGTGTAAACAACAGAGAATCAGAGTCCCAAGTGTGGGGACAAACAGTCTGTCCCACAGTTGGGTAAAGAAAGTTCATAGTTaacaaagcatgcaggagtcaGGAGGCAAATAGCAAAACgcacaataaaataataaaatatagaatgacttggggctagccattgtaaggtcagagtcactcgccccaacagtgcatgtgtgctggaggcgagcaaaagctcgggagagaggggggattgtggtgggggtacctgtaccaggaAAGGGAATTggactgtcccaaatggctcattaatgtaaatgtgcatattgaaatgcactgtcagtagtgatgttgttttgtaaatgttatgttgtgatattgtttcaTAAACATGTTGCAATGCATATACTTTAGTATGTTTGTTTAGTTaaatggaaaatgtaggtttgcctaggtaattgcttaattaattagggttaattgttctaaggggaggggctagccctacaaaaggagcctctctttcagttcaTGGAGAGgcattttggattgagctgtgaaTGAGGCAGCATTGTCtttagctgtcccataaggtatatgtttgatggcagtactgttgtttttgttccggaatcactatgtaaataaacacccttgcacagaagaacttttgcggctccgccatctttttattttgatagaggttaggtttttccattatagccttctggcctactctacgtgacataTGGTGGCAGTGGTGGGATGGCGCACCGAAAATCATTGAATTCCAACAAGGGAGGTAAAGGAATGCGTACAGGATTGCGTTCTCAGCAGCAGCATCAACTGTCAGAAAAGGTACCCAAAGTTGAATCCGGGGTGGAATACCATGGAATCGTCTGGTGAAGAAGAGGTCAAGTGTGAGAAACTAGGAGCCCAACCAAGGGGCCAAACACAACCAGAATCGTTTGAGCTACCGGTTGAACCAGCAGATACAGCCAGAAAAGACCAGCTGACTGAAGGAGCAATTGGGGGACCAGAACCACACCCAACCATGGTAGCTCTTTTCCAGCAACTTTTCACCTGCCTTGAGAGGAGGGACGAAGACCTCAAGCAGGAGTTACGGGGTCTACGCCAATCTATCCTCACAGCTCCTCACCAAGCGGAACTCGTCAGTGAGAGCCCAAGATTGGGTCTTCCAACACCAGGACGACAAAAGCTCAACGCAGTAATGAGGCCAGCACCAGGAGACCAGTCCAACAGTGTAAACGTCCATCTTCCAGCATTCCTGAGGAAGGAGCCAAAGATGCCCTCATACCAGCAGGGGGAGGACATTGAAAACTACCTGCTGAGGTTTGAGCGCATGGCCAAAACGTGGCAGTGGCCGGAGGCAGAGGGGGCCTGCAGGCTTGTCCCATTGCTCACGGGCAAGGCCTTAGAGGCTTACACAGCAATGGATGAGGGTCTGTCCAACGTCTAAGGGCTTGAAGGAAGCGCTGCTGGTGAAGTTCGACATCTCCCCAGAGACCTACTGTCAACGCTTCAGAGCTGCATCGATGCCATTGGGTGAGTCGACAACAGAGACGTACCACCGCCTTAAGCGTCTCTACCGACGATGGGTTCGACCGGAGGAGAAGACACGGGACGAAATCGGTGAGGTCATCATCCTCTAGCAACTTTTACAAGTTCTACCACACGACATTCAAACCTGGGTCTGAGAGCAGGAGCCCAAGGACGGGCTTATGGCGGCCAAGCTTGCACTGCAGTACCTTAATGCACGTAAAGGGGGACAACCACGACCTGCAGCACCCGCTCCAAggagtctcagagacacaagggaCATCAGAGACGCCAGAGATGGGAGGTAACTCTGGGGGTTATGTGTCTGGGAGGAGGGAGGTAAGGGATCATGCAGTTCGCTCTGATGGGAGGGATCTGACCTGTTTTTACTGACGGCAGCAGGGACAAACCTTTCTGCTTTTTGCTTACAGAGAGGTGCCTCAGGCATCGACAGGTTTCACGCCATTCAAACTCCTCTATGGATGGCCAGTGCAGGGACCACTGGACCTGCTGAAGAAGTGCTGGGAAAGTTCCCCAGTAGCTACCTTAGGACAGGGGATTGTCCAGTATGTCCTCCAGATGCGAGACAGGTTGGAGCGGTACCGAGAGGAAGCTAGGGCAAACCTTCAGCAGGCCCAGAAGAGGGTATGACCAGCACGCTCGCCACAGAGAATTTGAGTCAGGACAGAAAGTCCTGCTCCTCCTTCCCTCGTCTACCAGCAAGCTCCTTGCGCAATGGCAAGGACCGTACCTAATCGGAAGGAAGATGGGCCCGGTGACCTACGAGGTGCTGCACTCGGACAAGGGTAAGAAGAAGCAAACCTGTCATGTGAACCTCAAGGcctgggaggagaaagaggaactcTCCAAGGGAAAGTCCTTTCTGGTCCACAGAGTAGAAGACGACGAGTCGGATGGGGTCACAGAGGCATGGCAAGGACGAGCAGAGGTCATACTGTCTCACCTAGAAGAAATGAGATGAAGCAGCTGTTTGGCAAGTTTCCAGCCCTCTTCAGTGAGAGACCAGGAAGAACCAAAGTCCTAGAACACGTCATTCATTTGAAGCCTGATCAGAACCCTGTCTGCAGCATCCTTACCGTGTGCTTGAGAGGCTGGTGGTAGCCCTCAAGGAAGAGGTCCACACCATGATAGAAATGGATGTTGTCGAGCCATCTTCAAGTGAACATAGCAGCCCTATTGTCATTGTCCCAAAGAAGGGTGGGTCTTTGCACGTCTGCATGGACTTCCGTAAGGTGAATGCCATCTCCCAGTTTGATGCCTACCCAATGCCCCGCATTGACGACTTACTGGAGAGAATAGGTAGagctcattacatcaccacattgGATCTCTGCAAAGGGTACTGGCAGGTGCCCCTGGATGAACAATCCAAGGCCTACACTGCATTCCGGACGGCAATGGGCCTGTTCCAGTTCACGGTCATGCCGTTTGGCCTTCATGGGGCCCCTGGGACTTTCCAGAGGCTGATGCACAAGGTCCTCCAGGACTGTGATGATTACTGTGCTGCTTAATTGGATGACGTGGTGATCTACAGCCACTCCTGGGAGGAGCACATACAGCATCTTTGCAGAGTCCTGGGGAAGATCATGATGCAGGCCTCCCGCTTAACCTCCTGAAGTGTGAGTGggcgaaacaggagacaaagtacCTGGGTTACCAGCTGGGTAAAGGTGAAGTTCGACCTCAGGTGGACAAAGTGGAGTCCATCAGGAACAGCCctcaacccagaaccaagacacaGGTGAAGTCCTTAGTTCTGGCAGGGTGGTACCGGAGATTCATTCTGCAGTTTTCGACCATCGCTGTCCCTCTGACCAACCTCACTTCAAAGGTGGCCAGCAACCCTGTGAAGTGGACAGAGCAGTGTGAGGAAGCCTTTATGATACTGAAAAACCGACTGTGCTCATTCCCTGTTCTCCGGGCCCCTGATTTTCAGAAGAGGTTTCTCGTGCAAGTGGACGCTTAGGCTGTG includes:
- the pgap4 gene encoding transmembrane protein 246; the protein is MPRWKALASQHLRWSSPVAQGLVLCIVTFGIVLPLCCHRLLYSYYYIKSMYLNDMSDQFLAESYERGQEALEFWEASRSTTGSAGFSNIVKGSELLITVVTARRTEGKEFHYLLQVMQRLVSLLRGCGEGRRCAEVLVCDVESGPLDNEDAALLESQFLVVRRSLEEQWKNQAHVNTFEREKRDYVYCLRKGWELASPKNLMVLEDDALPRADFFAVIQDLLSRRFALHTLYVKLYHPERLQRYWNPEPYRILEWVGLGLVGATALLLILSHGTPFSFSLSTTHLLFLTLYIMVAVELAGRHYLLEVRRFSPQLYAVSPATECCTPAMLFPGNSSLRAAEYLDGSFCVKGNAKDMVLYQMARTITGERAHSIEPNLVSHIGAFSSVRANPSRPRLL